From Mercenaria mercenaria strain notata chromosome 17, MADL_Memer_1, whole genome shotgun sequence, the proteins below share one genomic window:
- the LOC128550085 gene encoding uncharacterized protein LOC128550085, whose product MSSNVLCLHCSRLAANHHQAIDCDSCGGWQHHACNTGWHRRLNYITNGPPPFYILVEKLHEESQRLSLQMKLVSESKLKKAQRKQVRSMQTKIFNMWEQYESDSLTTSKLLKKLSRVYAPVFE is encoded by the exons ATGAGTTCAAACGTGCTTTGTTTACACTGTTCGCGTCTTGCTGCAAATCATCATCAAGCAATTGATTGTGATTCTTGCGGAGGATGGCAACATCATGCTTGTAACACTG gATGGCACCGCAGATTGAATTACATTACCAATGGACCACCTCCCTTCTACATCCTAGTTGAAAAACTACATGAAGAGTCACAGCGCCTAAGTCTGCAGATGAAGCTAGTGTCAGAAAGTAAGCTGAAAAAAGCTCAGAGGAAACAAGTGAGGTCTATGCAGACAAAGATTTTTAATATGTGGGAGCAATATGAATCGGACTCCTTGACAACATCTAAACTGTTAAAGAAACTTTCACGTGTTTATGCACCAGTGTTTGAATAA